The Esox lucius isolate fEsoLuc1 chromosome 20, fEsoLuc1.pri, whole genome shotgun sequence region TCATAAAGGGAATGAAAAACAGTGTTTTTGAAAGACCACTCATGAAAAgtttttaatcaaataaaatgttcaaatcAACTTGCATTTTAGTCATACAAGGCAACACTGTGGTAGCTACATTACATGATAAGTAAAGACAGCATTTTCCTTAGCGCAACCTAAATTAGACTATATACACACAAGTAATTTGTGACAAAcaatattataaaatgttggAATCGATGGTTTTACTAAAAATAAAACTCCATTAATGTACATAAATGCATGTTAGattgcacatctgtaaaaatacaaacatgtgGCTACATACAGTGTATGATATTGGTCAATCATGGCCACCGCCATATCACATCAGCTCCAGCATGTCCAAGTTCATAATGGGTTgacttaaaatgtatatgttaacTATAATTGTACTTTTTTAATTTACTGAAACTGTAGTATAGTTAAAATTCTTTATAAACATAATTCAATATCCACCATCAAAGCTCTTATGTGCCAGTCAACATTGTGCTCCTTCTGTTAACTACACATGGCCAGCAGGTTTTATAAAATTATCAGTTACCAGCACCTATAATAAATAGTATTAAGTAAGAAGTCATAATCCTTAACTTAagcttacccccccccccaaccacacaAAGTAGTGAACCTAGTGCACAAACTCAAATCAGAGTACAACATTATAGAAATCACTCAGCTTtttatcaacatttattttgttataaatatgaatatattatgTTTGccagttttgtttttctttacccaATCCCATTCAGGGCCATTGgttatttaaagtgactcacTTTGAAAGTTTCACATTTGGAGGCCTGTCCATTCTGGATACAGCCCTGAAAACATTGACTAATCCAATATGATATTTTCACAGATTAATCAGGTCATCTGAACCTTAGTTCCACTCACAGTGTAAAAAGGCATTATGCAAAAAAGGAACTTAATTCATGGGTGTGTAAAATGAACAGGAAGCAAACCTTATATTTCTGGCAACCACAGTGGTGTCATTCAAAAATCAGgataataatgcaattattggagagaaaaaaagacccTTATTAAGCACCCTCTATATCAAAGAGTCCCGAGGCCAACGAGCCCACTGGACGTTGTCCGGAGCTGGCACACTACTGGAGACAGCAGACCAATAACAAGCCCACTCCCAGCTCCTTATTGGTTCAAGGCCCCCACATGGCATCAACAGCAGGAAGTGCTGGAGCGGGGCTTTCTGTGGAGGTTAACCGTGTCCGTGGGAACAAGGTGGTCCGTTCTCTCTTCGACGGCCAGCACTCTCCGCACCGCCTCCTCGAACACCATGGCCACATTGGTGGAGTCCTTGGCACTGGTCTCATAATAGGGATGATCGCCATTTTCCCGGCACCACTGTTGAGCTTCCTCCGCCGACACCTGCCTCTCCGGCACGTCCACTTTGTTCCCCAGGACCACAAAGGGAAACTTCTCAGGCTCCTTGACGTCAGCGTAGTAGATGAACTCCTTCTTCCAGTTGGCCAGGTTGTGGAAACTCTGGTTGTCGTCCACACTGTAGGTGAGCAGGCAGCAGTCAGAGCCGCGGTAGAAGGGAGTCCTGAGGCTGCGGAAGCGCTCCTGTCCGGCCGTGTCCCAGATCTGCATGGTGACCAGGTGGTGGTCCACCTCAAGGTCCTTGTTGAGGAACTCCACTCCAATGGTGTGGAAGAGGTGCGTGTCGAACTTGTTTGTGACGTAGCGGTTCATGAGGGAGCTCTTGCCCACCCCTCCGTCTCCGAGCAGGATGACTTTCAGCAGGGATGACTTGGTGGTCATGGCGACAGTCAAACTCTGCCTAGGGGACGGGATGTAGTGTGtaaccaaaaacacacagcacaataGCCGTCAGGTTTGTCAAACTGGTTTTCATAAATTATGTGCAGAGAAACTGAACTTACCTTTACTGCTCAGCGTGGATATTCTGAAACCTATCAAAACACTGGCATGTTAGTGCTTTATTTCATAAGTGACAAGCCGGGCAATTTAACGCCAACCCAAAATCCCCCCACAACAGAAAGGATGAAGGGGAACGTGGTTAACCATTACCATGAATTAGGGAAGAGATTTGATTTACCCTTGAATTATTGAAGCCTTCTCCGAGCTCTGCTGGTCCGGATCATGTGCTACACTGGGTCCTAGGTCACATGGGACGATTTTTTGTGTCGGTCATTATGTGGACCGTAGTCAACGTTCAAACTGCTGTAAGGAAATTGCAAGCAATATCTTGACAGAATTGGAATGCATTTTGTAACAAGAAGTTACAAACAATCAGTGTAGTTCCACAACACCCGTCCAGTCGTTTAGCAAAACAGTTACACAGTACCAACGAGCGTTATGGATACATCAAATATCATAGCTACTGCTAAAGCTTTTTAGCTCACGGCTAAATATCGCTTGAAAATAACCAGTTAAAGTTGTCAATAATTAACTACCTGTATAAATAATTAGCTTTGTTATACTAGCtacaaaatgttcttattttgtTAGCTAACCACACTAGCAGCTAGCTTTCCAGTCTGCTTTTAGCGAGGGCTAAAAGCTAAACATCTGCACGGGCTCCAAATACAATGGCATTCAGCTAACTAGTTATCATCTTACCGTTGCCAAACTACGAAGAACGCTTCCAAA contains the following coding sequences:
- the rab9a gene encoding ras-related protein Rab-9A, which encodes MTTKSSLLKVILLGDGGVGKSSLMNRYVTNKFDTHLFHTIGVEFLNKDLEVDHHLVTMQIWDTAGQERFRSLRTPFYRGSDCCLLTYSVDDNQSFHNLANWKKEFIYYADVKEPEKFPFVVLGNKVDVPERQVSAEEAQQWCRENGDHPYYETSAKDSTNVAMVFEEAVRRVLAVEERTDHLVPTDTVNLHRKPRSSTSCC